One region of Yersinia bercovieri ATCC 43970 genomic DNA includes:
- a CDS encoding PTS ascorbate transporter subunit IIC: MDFFRFLMSDVLSEPAVLVGLIALIGLIAQKKPVTECIKGTVKTIMGFVILGAGAGLVVSSLGDFANIFQHAFGIQGVVPNNEAIVSVAQKSFGKEMAMIMFFAMVINILIARFTPWKFIFLTGHHTLFMSMMVAVILATAGISGVTLIVIGSLVVGVAMVFFPAIAHPYMKKVTGSDDVAIGHFSTLSYVLAGFIGSKFGNKEHSTEDMNVPKSLLFLRDTPVAISFTMCIIFIVTCLFAGPEVVKSLSGGKNWFMFSLMQSITFAAGVYIILQGVRMVIAEIVPAFKGISDKLVPNAKPALDCPVVFPYAPNAVLVGFLSSFAAGLIGMFALYLMNMTVIIPGVVPHFFVGAAAGVFGNATGGRRGAILGAFAQGLLITFLPVFLLPVLGDIGFANTTFSDADFGALGILLGIIVR; encoded by the coding sequence ATGGATTTCTTTCGCTTTTTAATGAGTGATGTTCTCTCCGAACCGGCAGTACTGGTCGGTTTGATCGCTTTAATCGGCTTGATTGCCCAGAAAAAACCGGTGACCGAGTGCATTAAAGGCACCGTAAAAACCATCATGGGTTTTGTTATCCTGGGCGCAGGTGCGGGTCTGGTGGTTTCATCTCTGGGTGATTTTGCCAATATCTTCCAGCACGCTTTCGGTATCCAAGGCGTCGTGCCAAATAACGAAGCCATCGTCTCTGTGGCGCAGAAGAGTTTCGGTAAAGAGATGGCGATGATTATGTTCTTCGCTATGGTGATCAATATTCTGATCGCTCGCTTTACTCCATGGAAATTCATCTTCCTGACCGGTCACCACACCCTATTTATGTCAATGATGGTCGCCGTTATTCTGGCAACCGCCGGGATTAGTGGTGTGACACTGATTGTTATCGGTTCGCTGGTGGTTGGGGTGGCAATGGTGTTCTTCCCCGCGATTGCCCACCCTTACATGAAGAAGGTCACCGGCTCTGATGACGTGGCAATCGGCCACTTCTCTACCCTGTCTTATGTTCTGGCGGGCTTTATCGGCAGCAAATTCGGCAATAAAGAGCATTCAACCGAAGACATGAATGTGCCGAAAAGCCTGCTGTTCTTGCGTGATACACCGGTCGCTATCTCCTTTACCATGTGTATCATTTTCATCGTGACCTGCCTGTTTGCCGGGCCGGAAGTGGTGAAAAGCCTGAGCGGTGGCAAAAACTGGTTTATGTTCTCGCTGATGCAATCCATTACCTTTGCTGCGGGCGTGTACATCATCCTGCAAGGTGTGCGAATGGTTATTGCCGAGATAGTCCCCGCGTTTAAAGGGATCTCCGACAAATTAGTGCCTAACGCTAAACCTGCGCTGGATTGCCCGGTAGTCTTCCCATACGCGCCAAATGCGGTATTGGTCGGCTTCCTGAGCAGCTTTGCCGCGGGCCTTATCGGGATGTTCGCGCTCTATTTGATGAATATGACCGTAATTATCCCCGGTGTCGTACCTCACTTCTTCGTCGGCGCAGCCGCCGGGGTGTTTGGTAATGCCACAGGTGGACGCCGTGGCGCTATTTTAGGGGCGTTCGCTCAAGGTTTGCTGATTACCTTCCTGCCAGTGTTCCTGCTGCCAGTGCTGGGTGATATCGGTTTTGCTAATACCACATTCAGCGATGCTGACTTCGGTGCTTTGGGTATTTTGCTGGGTATTATTGTTAGATAA
- the modC gene encoding molybdenum ABC transporter ATP-binding protein ModC produces MLELDFSQQLGDLHLQVATDLPAQGITAIFGLSGAGKTSLINVIGGLTRPQQGKVVLNGRVLVDVEQQIYLPPEKRRVGYVFQDARLFPHYRVRGNLQYGMAPSMRGQFDAIVGLLGIEPLLTRFPLTLSGGEKQRVAIGRALLTAPELLLMDEPLASLDLPRKRELLPYLERLAQDVNTPILYVSHSMDEILRLADQVVVMDAGKVRAVGGLEEVWASSALRPWLQREEPSSILRVSVIGHHERYAMTALALADQRLWVSKLDAPEGSSMRIRINAADVSLVLQPPQNSSIRNILPVKIAECLEVDGQVDVKLAIGDQWLWARITPWARDELGLKPGQWVYAQIKSVSFNRKN; encoded by the coding sequence ATGCTAGAGCTGGATTTCAGTCAACAGCTGGGTGATTTGCACCTGCAGGTGGCCACGGATTTACCGGCGCAGGGCATTACCGCGATTTTTGGCTTGTCCGGTGCGGGTAAGACATCGCTAATCAATGTGATTGGTGGGCTGACGCGGCCGCAGCAAGGGAAAGTGGTGCTCAATGGCCGGGTACTGGTGGATGTGGAGCAGCAAATTTATCTGCCGCCAGAAAAACGCCGGGTAGGTTATGTTTTTCAGGATGCGCGCCTGTTCCCCCATTATCGGGTGCGGGGCAACTTGCAGTACGGCATGGCCCCCTCGATGCGCGGGCAGTTTGACGCGATTGTCGGTCTGCTGGGTATCGAACCCTTATTAACCCGCTTTCCGCTAACCCTGTCCGGTGGTGAGAAACAGCGAGTGGCCATTGGTCGCGCACTGCTTACAGCCCCTGAGTTGCTGCTGATGGATGAGCCTTTGGCCTCGCTGGATCTACCGCGCAAACGCGAACTGCTGCCCTATCTTGAGCGCCTGGCGCAAGATGTAAACACCCCCATTTTGTATGTCAGCCATAGCATGGATGAGATCCTGCGGCTGGCGGATCAGGTGGTGGTAATGGATGCCGGTAAAGTTCGCGCTGTCGGCGGGCTGGAGGAGGTGTGGGCCAGTAGTGCACTGCGCCCTTGGTTGCAGCGCGAGGAGCCGAGCAGCATATTGCGGGTGAGTGTGATTGGTCATCATGAGCGCTATGCCATGACCGCACTGGCATTAGCTGATCAGCGCTTGTGGGTCAGTAAGCTGGATGCGCCAGAGGGTAGCTCAATGCGTATTCGCATCAATGCAGCGGATGTCTCGTTAGTGTTGCAGCCACCGCAAAACAGCAGTATCCGCAATATCTTGCCGGTAAAAATAGCCGAATGTCTTGAGGTCGATGGGCAGGTGGATGTCAAACTCGCGATTGGCGACCAATGGTTATGGGCGCGGATTACCCCTTGGGCGCGCGATGAACTGGGGCTGAAACCAGGTCAGTGGGTATATGCGCAGATAAAAAGCGTGTCGTTCAATCGTAAAAACTAA
- a CDS encoding PTS sugar transporter subunit IIA: MLKTLLTPDVIQVVSQARDWRDAIAISCQPLIDNGSIEARYVEAIYRSHEAIGPYYVVGPGIAMPHARPEEGVNKLSLALTVITEGVTFNAQENDPVKLLIVLAATDSTSHIEAISQLAQLFDNDNDVQALLNAKTQQDILSVIARY, from the coding sequence ATGTTAAAAACCCTGTTAACGCCTGACGTCATTCAGGTGGTCAGCCAAGCCAGAGATTGGCGTGATGCCATCGCGATTTCATGTCAGCCGCTGATTGATAATGGCTCAATTGAAGCGCGTTATGTTGAGGCAATTTATCGCTCCCATGAAGCTATTGGCCCGTATTACGTGGTCGGGCCGGGGATTGCCATGCCACATGCCCGCCCGGAAGAGGGGGTAAATAAACTCTCTTTGGCATTAACCGTCATTACCGAGGGTGTCACTTTCAATGCACAAGAGAATGACCCGGTAAAACTGCTCATCGTGTTAGCCGCGACAGACAGTACCAGCCATATTGAGGCTATTTCTCAACTCGCTCAGTTGTTCGATAACGATAATGATGTACAAGCCTTACTAAATGCCAAAACGCAGCAGGATATTTTGTCGGTCATTGCGCGTTACTAA
- a CDS encoding LacI family DNA-binding transcriptional regulator produces MEKTRKRRNTGRVTLSDVANYAGVGSMTVSRALRTPEQVSDKLREKIEQAVETLGYIPNRAAGALASGHSDTIAVLIPSLTDKASSRFMQALQQILNKNEFQLLLGCHEYNQRKEAEILMTLLQSSPAAVVIFGSQLADKTYQLLERANIPTVNVVGSDFKGAKITLEAAFFESAYELSRHLLERGYHHIGYIGAHMDNRLQRQQLNGWHKAMLEHYKNADQTVTTPEVASLQFGRYALTEMLLRQPELDAVICSHEDIALGVLFECQRRLLKIPGGIAVACLDGSDSCDQTHPTLTSMRIDYKKMGKEAGKMLIDLLDNDDASEADEPISQSFSYKFELRQST; encoded by the coding sequence ATGGAAAAAACGCGCAAGCGCCGTAATACCGGGCGGGTCACTCTATCTGACGTGGCGAACTACGCCGGAGTAGGGTCGATGACTGTTTCCAGAGCGCTGCGAACGCCGGAGCAGGTTTCAGATAAATTACGGGAGAAGATAGAGCAAGCGGTTGAAACTCTTGGTTATATTCCTAACCGTGCTGCTGGCGCATTGGCATCAGGGCACAGCGACACTATCGCCGTTTTAATTCCGTCATTAACCGATAAAGCCAGCTCCCGCTTTATGCAGGCGCTACAACAAATTCTGAATAAAAATGAATTCCAGTTATTGCTGGGTTGCCATGAATATAACCAGCGCAAAGAAGCGGAAATATTGATGACACTGCTGCAAAGTAGTCCAGCGGCAGTGGTGATATTCGGCTCACAGCTGGCCGATAAAACCTATCAACTACTCGAACGGGCGAATATTCCAACGGTCAATGTGGTAGGTTCCGACTTCAAAGGGGCTAAAATCACTCTTGAGGCGGCTTTTTTTGAGTCTGCCTATGAGCTAAGTCGCCACCTGCTAGAGCGCGGCTATCACCATATTGGCTATATTGGCGCGCATATGGATAACCGTTTGCAACGCCAACAGCTCAATGGATGGCACAAAGCGATGCTGGAGCACTATAAGAATGCGGATCAAACCGTCACCACGCCAGAGGTGGCCAGTTTGCAGTTTGGCCGCTATGCGCTGACGGAGATGCTGTTGCGCCAACCCGAATTGGACGCGGTGATATGTAGCCACGAAGATATTGCGCTCGGCGTGTTATTCGAGTGCCAGCGGCGGCTACTCAAAATCCCAGGAGGTATCGCGGTGGCCTGTCTGGACGGGTCAGATAGCTGTGATCAAACCCATCCGACCTTAACCTCAATGCGCATTGACTACAAAAAGATGGGTAAAGAAGCCGGTAAGATGCTGATTGATCTGCTGGATAATGATGACGCCAGCGAAGCGGATGAACCCATAAGCCAGAGTTTCAGCTATAAATTCGAACTGCGGCAAAGTACCTGA
- the modB gene encoding molybdate ABC transporter permease subunit, protein MILSEYEWQAIILSLKVSGVAVVCSLPLGILMAWILVRCRFPGKSLLDSVIHLPLVLPPVVIGYLLLISMGRRGFIGEWLYSWFGINFSFSWRGAALASAVVAFPLMVRAIRLALEAVDTRLELAARTLGANPWRVFFTITLPLSLPGVIAGTVLSFARSLGEFGATITFVSNIPGETRTIPLAMYTLIETPGAEAAAARLCVIAIILSLVSLLLSEWLARWGKKRMGAPC, encoded by the coding sequence ATGATATTGAGTGAGTATGAATGGCAGGCCATTATTCTTAGCCTGAAGGTTTCTGGTGTAGCGGTGGTGTGCAGTTTGCCATTAGGTATTTTAATGGCATGGATTTTAGTGCGCTGCCGTTTCCCCGGTAAATCGTTGTTAGACAGCGTCATTCACTTGCCACTGGTGCTACCGCCGGTGGTGATTGGTTATTTGCTGCTGATCAGCATGGGCCGGCGCGGCTTTATTGGCGAATGGCTCTATAGCTGGTTTGGTATTAATTTCAGTTTCAGTTGGCGCGGTGCGGCATTGGCCTCGGCGGTGGTGGCTTTCCCGTTGATGGTCAGGGCGATCCGGCTGGCGCTGGAGGCGGTCGATACCCGTTTGGAGTTAGCGGCCCGCACCTTAGGCGCTAATCCGTGGCGGGTGTTTTTCACTATTACGCTGCCGCTCTCTTTACCGGGGGTGATTGCCGGCACCGTGCTCTCCTTTGCCCGCTCGCTGGGGGAATTTGGCGCAACCATCACCTTCGTGTCCAATATTCCCGGCGAAACCCGCACCATCCCGCTGGCGATGTACACGCTGATTGAAACGCCCGGGGCGGAAGCTGCGGCGGCGCGGCTGTGTGTTATCGCCATTATTTTGTCATTGGTGTCACTGCTGCTCTCCGAGTGGCTGGCCCGGTGGGGTAAAAAGCGCATGGGGGCACCATGCTAG
- a CDS encoding AcrZ family multidrug efflux pump-associated protein, which translates to MLDLLKSLLFAVVMVPVVMAVILGMIYGLGEVFNIISKTGHSKERS; encoded by the coding sequence ATGTTAGATTTATTGAAAAGTCTGCTTTTTGCCGTGGTCATGGTACCTGTGGTGATGGCAGTGATTTTGGGTATGATCTATGGGCTGGGAGAGGTGTTTAACATCATCTCTAAAACAGGCCACAGCAAAGAACGCTCCTAA
- a CDS encoding PTS sugar transporter subunit IIB, which yields MKITVVCGNGLGTSLMMEISIKSILKELAVSAEVDHVDLGSAKGTPSDIFIGTKDIAEQLVAQAVGGKIVALDNMIDKKAMKERLSVALTELGAL from the coding sequence ATGAAAATTACAGTGGTTTGCGGTAACGGTTTGGGCACCAGCCTGATGATGGAAATCAGCATCAAAAGTATTCTGAAAGAGTTGGCCGTCAGCGCGGAAGTGGATCATGTCGATCTAGGTTCAGCGAAAGGGACACCCAGTGATATTTTCATCGGCACCAAAGATATTGCTGAGCAATTAGTGGCGCAAGCCGTTGGCGGCAAGATAGTTGCGCTCGATAACATGATCGATAAGAAAGCCATGAAAGAACGTTTGTCTGTGGCATTAACTGAATTAGGCGCGCTGTAA
- the modA gene encoding molybdate ABC transporter substrate-binding protein, producing the protein MKNQYGKVSKWVASAALLATFSSTAFAAENITVFAAASLTNALQDIAAQYKKEQQVDVVASFASSSTLARQIEQGAPADLFISADQQWMDYAIDKQQIVANTRYTLLGNELVLIAPQESKIDKVVIDKKTDWKKLLDGGRLAVGDPDHVPAGIYAKESLENLGAWSTLAPEMARANNVRSAMALVERAEAPLGIVYGSDAIASKKVKVVGIFPEASHKPVEYPMAIVKDHENPTVTAFYNYLKSPAAATIFKNYGFTLR; encoded by the coding sequence ATGAAAAATCAATATGGTAAAGTGAGTAAATGGGTCGCGAGTGCGGCACTGCTGGCAACATTTTCCAGCACCGCGTTCGCTGCAGAGAACATTACTGTTTTTGCGGCTGCCTCGTTGACCAATGCACTGCAAGATATTGCCGCGCAGTATAAAAAAGAGCAGCAGGTGGATGTGGTCGCCTCTTTCGCCTCATCCTCCACCCTGGCACGCCAGATTGAGCAGGGCGCGCCCGCGGATCTCTTTATCTCTGCAGATCAGCAATGGATGGATTATGCTATTGATAAACAGCAAATTGTTGCCAATACGCGCTATACTTTATTAGGCAATGAGTTGGTATTGATCGCGCCACAAGAGAGCAAAATTGATAAAGTGGTCATTGATAAAAAAACCGACTGGAAAAAATTGTTGGATGGCGGCCGTTTAGCGGTGGGCGATCCTGACCATGTTCCTGCCGGGATTTATGCCAAAGAGTCACTGGAGAATTTAGGGGCCTGGTCAACTTTAGCCCCAGAAATGGCCCGTGCTAACAATGTTCGTAGCGCAATGGCGCTGGTCGAGCGGGCAGAAGCGCCACTGGGTATTGTCTATGGCTCTGATGCGATAGCCAGTAAGAAAGTTAAAGTTGTGGGGATATTCCCGGAAGCCAGTCATAAGCCGGTTGAATACCCAATGGCGATAGTTAAAGATCATGAAAATCCGACCGTCACTGCTTTTTATAATTACCTGAAAAGCCCTGCGGCGGCGACTATTTTCAAAAATTATGGATTTACCCTACGCTAA